A genome region from Thermus thermamylovorans includes the following:
- a CDS encoding LexA family protein translates to HITLDTTERGVRPRRGEIAAVLHEGKTTLKYIYPEGDMVVLKPHNPAYPTLRLPASEVEVQGVFRFLLRGREALEAMRLLLRWSYEH, encoded by the coding sequence ACACATAACTCTTGACACGACCGAGCGGGGAGTAAGGCCGAGGCGAGGGGAGATTGCCGCCGTGCTTCACGAGGGGAAGACCACGCTCAAGTACATCTACCCCGAAGGGGACATGGTGGTCCTCAAACCCCACAACCCCGCCTATCCCACCCTACGCTTGCCCGCCTCGGAGGTGGAGGTCCAGGGAGTGTTTCGCTTCCTCCTGAGGGGAAGGGAGGCCCTCGAGGCGATGCGGCTTCTTTTGAGGTGGAGC